One Mercurialis annua linkage group LG3, ddMerAnnu1.2, whole genome shotgun sequence DNA window includes the following coding sequences:
- the LOC126675334 gene encoding ATP-dependent DNA helicase Q-like SIM isoform X1: MKQTRILDHFQSSSRPKRLRTNNNVPNISHNVAEFKDCLTSLDCSNLKTVVSEEEADMGLLDWENRANSVLHKHFGYVSLKSFQKEALAAWVANQDCLVLAATGSGKSLCFQIPALLTGKVVVVISPLISLMHDQCLKLSKHGISACFLGSGQPDNKVEQKAMRGLYDIIYVCPETVLRLIKPLQGLAGSRGIALFAIDEVHCVSKWGHNFRPDYRRLSILRKNFSASNLKFLKCDIPLMALTATATFHVRDDIIESLSMSEKTKIVLTSFFRPNLLFQVKHSRTSSPASYKKDFSELVEVYTRRRNTGAKTQNVFLKMSNDSSLSEEDGFSPSGTISSEDECSDADDEVNILKKNGSTALEAKKLSIEYLENEVDVFQSVDDWDVACGEFCGQSRNDWDACELTETVDPPSAAEERLKFLQGPLGEGPTIIYVPTRKETLRIAKYLCNSGVKAAAYNASLPKSHLRQVHAEFHENALEVVVATIAFGMGIDKSNVRRIIHYGWPQSLEAYYQEAGRAGRDGKLAECILYANLSRGPSLLPSKRSEDQTKQAYRMLTDIFRYGMNTISCRAKTLVEYFGEDFSHEKCLLCDVCVGGPPEMQNLKEEADILMQILAAHHGQSSCVDASYDDTYYDLKSRTSVQKPNLRMFVSKLKEHSQKFGAKDQLWWRGLARILEGKGYIKEGDDKIHVQIKFPEPTKLGLDFLEYERDEPFNIYPEADMLLSMNQSKSYSTFADWGKGWADPEIRRQRLGKGRKDRKPRKPRKSRKIKPDLKTARGRITLKLSKQK, translated from the exons ATGAAACAAACTAGAATTTTGGATCATTTTCAATCTTCAAGTAGACCCAAAAGACTTAGAACTAATAATAATGTACCTAACATTTCTCATAATGTAGCAGAATTTAAGGACTGTTTAACTAGTTTGGATTGTAGTAACCTTAAAACTGTTGTGTCCGAAGAAGAGGCGGATATGGGGTTGTTAGATTGGGAAAATAGAGCTAATAGTGTTTTGCATAAACATTTTGGTTATGTTTCTTTGAAaagttttcagaaggaagcttTAGCTGCTTGGGTAGCTAACCAAGATTGTCTTGTTCTTGCTGCAACGGGATCTG GGAAATCTCTGTGTTTTCAGATTCCGGCGTTATTGACTGGGAAGGTTGTGGTGGTGATATCGCCATTGATTAGTTTGATGCATGATCAGTGTTTGAAGCTATCAAAACATGGCATTTCGGCTTGCTTTCTTGGATCGGGACAACCTGATAACAAAGTGGAACAGAAAGCAATGAGAGGGTTGTATGACATAATATATGTTTGTCCGGAGACAGTTTTACG ATTGATAAAACCACTTCAGGGGCTTGCAGGAAGTCGCGGAATTGCTTTGTTTGCAATTGATGAAGTGCATTGTGTATCTAAGTGGGGCCATAACTTTCGACCTGACTACAG GCGTCTTTCTATATTGCGTAAGAACTTCAGTGCTAGCAATTTGAAATTCTTAAAATGTGATATTCCATTGATGGCTCTGACTGCAACTGCTACATTTCATGTTCGAGACGACATTATTGAATCATTAAGCATGTCTGAGAAAACAAAGATTGTGCTTACTTCCTTTTTCCGACCAAATCTACTGTTCCAG GTGAAACATAGCAGAACCTCATCTCCTGCTTCTTACAAGAAGGATTTTAGCGAGTTGGTAGAAGTATACACCAGAAGGAGAAATACAGGTGCCAAGACACAGAACGTATTCTTGAAAATGTCAAATGATAGTAGCCTATCAGAAGAAGATGGGTTTTCTCCAAGTGGCACGATCAGCTCGGAAGATGAATGCAGTGACGCAGATGAtgaagtaaatattttaaagaaaaatggaTCAACTGCATTGGAAGCAAAAAAACTGTCAATTGAATATTTGGAAAATGAGGTTGATGTCTTTCAGAGTGTGGATGACTGGGATG TGGCATGTGGGGAGTTCTGTGGACAATCTCGCAATGACTGGGATGCTTGTGAACTGACTGAGACAGTTGACCCCCCTAGTGCCGCAGAAGAAAGATTGAAATTTTTGCAAGGGCCTTTAGGGGAAGGCCCGACTATCATATATGTCCCTACACGAAAAGAAACATTGAGGATTGCAAAGTATCTTTGTAATTCTGGTGTGAAGGCTGCAGCTTATAATGCATCg TTGCCAAAATCACATCTGCGGCAGGTTCACGCGGAGTTTCATGAAAATGCGCTAGAG GTGGTTGTAGCAACAATTGCTTTTGGAATGGGAATTGACAAGTCAAACGTTCGAAGAATTATCCACTACGGGTGGCCACAG AGTTTGGAAGCGTATTATCAAGAAGCAGGTCGTGCAGGAAGGGATGGGAAACTAGCAGAATGTA TTTTATATGCAAACCTGTCGAGAGGACCATCTCTTTTGCCTAGTAAAAGAAGTGAAGATCAGACTAAGCAGGCATACAGAATGCTGACTGATATTTTCAG ATATGGAATGAATACCATAAGCTGTCGAGCTAAGACACTTGTGGAGTATTTTGGGGAAGATTTCAGTCATGAGAAGTGTCTCTT GTGTGATGTGTGTGTTGGAGGGCCTCCTGAAATGCAGAATTTGAAAGAGGAGGCTGATATTTTGATGCAGATTCTTGCTGCTCATcat GGACAGAGCAGTTGTGTCGATGCTTCATATGATGATACATATTATGACCTTAAATCACGTACCTCGGTCCAGAAGCCGAACCTAAGGATGTTTGTCAGTAAATTAAAAGAGCAT TCTCAAAAGTTTGGAGCAAAAGACCAGCTTTGGTGGCGAGGTCTTGCACGAATTTTGGAAGGCAAGGGATACATCAAAGAAGGCGATGACAAG ATTCATGTTCAAATAAAATTCCCAGAGCCAACAAAACTGGGATTGGATTTTCTGGAATATGAAAGAGATGAGCCTTTCAACATATATCCTGAAGCAGACATGCTACTCTCAATGAATCAGTCCAAATCTTATTCTACTTTTGCAGACTGGGGAAAAGGTTGGGCTGACCCTGAGATCCGTCGTCAACGATTGGGGAAAGGAAGAAAGGATCGAAAGCCACGGAAGCCGAGAAAGTCCAGAAAAATTAAACCAGATCTTAAAACTGCTAGAGGAAGAATAACATTAAAACTCTCCAAACAAAAGTGA
- the LOC126674907 gene encoding agamous-like MADS-box protein AGL75, with the protein MAPRKENFMTKILRGDKQTQTASFLKRDPTLKKKALELQTLCDVSVIVLRFGPDGSVDIWPENESQVRDGVMRYKEFEQTRKKESNLFDFLEDKKAKLVKKKTRLMKTKLIHTLSKHVDRLSGRELTDFLDFLEEKLRNYQEKIASLAKEVESANQPQENCCKDCSNFSYGGSSTVTRTDDNNMFGGNSCLGAEQLMGDFNDLKFWWDGEIVQI; encoded by the coding sequence ATGGCTCCAAGAAAGGAGAATTTCATGACCAAAATTTTGAGAGGTGACAAACAGACTCAAACTGCAAGTTTCTTGAAGAGAGATCCAACCTTGAAGAAAAAAGCACTCGAGCTTCAAACATTGTGCGACGTCTCCGTCATCGTCCTACGTTTTGGTCCGGACGGCAGTGTCGATATTTGGCCTGAGAATGAATCACAAGTAAGAGACGGCGTTATGCGTTACAAAGAATTTGaacaaacaagaaaaaaagagagCAATCTTTTTGATTTCTTGGAAGACAAGAAGGCCAAACTTGTCAAGAAGAAAACCCGGTTGATGAAAACCAAACTTATCCATACCTTGTCCAAACATGTTGATCGATTGTCGGGTCGCGAATTGACcgattttcttgattttcttgaagAAAAGTTGAGGAACTATCAAGAAAAAATAGCGTCTCTTGCAAAAGAAGTGGAATCCGCTAATCAGCCTCAAGAAAACTGTTGCAAGGATTGCTCAAATTTCTCCTATGGTGGTAGTAGTACAGTTACAAGGACtgatgataataatatgtttgGAGGCAATTCTTGTTTAGGGGCAGAACAACTTATGGGAGATTTTAATGATCTTAAATTTTGGTGGGATGGTGAGATcgttcaaatttaa
- the LOC126675334 gene encoding ATP-dependent DNA helicase Q-like SIM isoform X2, with amino-acid sequence MKQTRILDHFQSSSRPKRLRTNNNVPNISHNVAEFKDCLTSLDCSNLKTVVSEEEADMGLLDWENRANSVLHKHFGYVSLKSFQKEALAAWVANQDCLVLAATGSGKSLCFQIPALLTGKVVVVISPLISLMHDQCLKLSKHGISACFLGSGQPDNKVEQKAMRGLYDIIYVCPETVLRLIKPLQGLAGSRGIALFAIDEVHCVSKWGHNFRPDYRRLSILRKNFSASNLKFLKCDIPLMALTATATFHVRDDIIESLSMSEKTKIVLTSFFRPNLLFQVKHSRTSSPASYKKDFSELVEVYTRRRNTGAKTQNVFLKMSNDSSLSEEDGFSPSGTISSEDECSDADDEVNILKKNGSTALEAKKLSIEYLENEVDVFQSVDDWDVACGEFCGQSRNDWDACELTETVDPPSAAEERLKFLQGPLGEGPTIIYVPTRKETLRIAKYLCNSGVKAAAYNASLPKSHLRQVHAEFHENALEVVVATIAFGMGIDKSNVRRIIHYGWPQSLEAYYQEAGRAGRDGKLAECILYANLSRGPSLLPSKRSEDQTKQAYRMLTDIFRYGMNTISCRAKTLVEYFGEDFSHEKCLLCDVCVGGPPEMQNLKEEADILMQILAAHHIHVQIKFPEPTKLGLDFLEYERDEPFNIYPEADMLLSMNQSKSYSTFADWGKGWADPEIRRQRLGKGRKDRKPRKPRKSRKIKPDLKTARGRITLKLSKQK; translated from the exons ATGAAACAAACTAGAATTTTGGATCATTTTCAATCTTCAAGTAGACCCAAAAGACTTAGAACTAATAATAATGTACCTAACATTTCTCATAATGTAGCAGAATTTAAGGACTGTTTAACTAGTTTGGATTGTAGTAACCTTAAAACTGTTGTGTCCGAAGAAGAGGCGGATATGGGGTTGTTAGATTGGGAAAATAGAGCTAATAGTGTTTTGCATAAACATTTTGGTTATGTTTCTTTGAAaagttttcagaaggaagcttTAGCTGCTTGGGTAGCTAACCAAGATTGTCTTGTTCTTGCTGCAACGGGATCTG GGAAATCTCTGTGTTTTCAGATTCCGGCGTTATTGACTGGGAAGGTTGTGGTGGTGATATCGCCATTGATTAGTTTGATGCATGATCAGTGTTTGAAGCTATCAAAACATGGCATTTCGGCTTGCTTTCTTGGATCGGGACAACCTGATAACAAAGTGGAACAGAAAGCAATGAGAGGGTTGTATGACATAATATATGTTTGTCCGGAGACAGTTTTACG ATTGATAAAACCACTTCAGGGGCTTGCAGGAAGTCGCGGAATTGCTTTGTTTGCAATTGATGAAGTGCATTGTGTATCTAAGTGGGGCCATAACTTTCGACCTGACTACAG GCGTCTTTCTATATTGCGTAAGAACTTCAGTGCTAGCAATTTGAAATTCTTAAAATGTGATATTCCATTGATGGCTCTGACTGCAACTGCTACATTTCATGTTCGAGACGACATTATTGAATCATTAAGCATGTCTGAGAAAACAAAGATTGTGCTTACTTCCTTTTTCCGACCAAATCTACTGTTCCAG GTGAAACATAGCAGAACCTCATCTCCTGCTTCTTACAAGAAGGATTTTAGCGAGTTGGTAGAAGTATACACCAGAAGGAGAAATACAGGTGCCAAGACACAGAACGTATTCTTGAAAATGTCAAATGATAGTAGCCTATCAGAAGAAGATGGGTTTTCTCCAAGTGGCACGATCAGCTCGGAAGATGAATGCAGTGACGCAGATGAtgaagtaaatattttaaagaaaaatggaTCAACTGCATTGGAAGCAAAAAAACTGTCAATTGAATATTTGGAAAATGAGGTTGATGTCTTTCAGAGTGTGGATGACTGGGATG TGGCATGTGGGGAGTTCTGTGGACAATCTCGCAATGACTGGGATGCTTGTGAACTGACTGAGACAGTTGACCCCCCTAGTGCCGCAGAAGAAAGATTGAAATTTTTGCAAGGGCCTTTAGGGGAAGGCCCGACTATCATATATGTCCCTACACGAAAAGAAACATTGAGGATTGCAAAGTATCTTTGTAATTCTGGTGTGAAGGCTGCAGCTTATAATGCATCg TTGCCAAAATCACATCTGCGGCAGGTTCACGCGGAGTTTCATGAAAATGCGCTAGAG GTGGTTGTAGCAACAATTGCTTTTGGAATGGGAATTGACAAGTCAAACGTTCGAAGAATTATCCACTACGGGTGGCCACAG AGTTTGGAAGCGTATTATCAAGAAGCAGGTCGTGCAGGAAGGGATGGGAAACTAGCAGAATGTA TTTTATATGCAAACCTGTCGAGAGGACCATCTCTTTTGCCTAGTAAAAGAAGTGAAGATCAGACTAAGCAGGCATACAGAATGCTGACTGATATTTTCAG ATATGGAATGAATACCATAAGCTGTCGAGCTAAGACACTTGTGGAGTATTTTGGGGAAGATTTCAGTCATGAGAAGTGTCTCTT GTGTGATGTGTGTGTTGGAGGGCCTCCTGAAATGCAGAATTTGAAAGAGGAGGCTGATATTTTGATGCAGATTCTTGCTGCTCATcat ATTCATGTTCAAATAAAATTCCCAGAGCCAACAAAACTGGGATTGGATTTTCTGGAATATGAAAGAGATGAGCCTTTCAACATATATCCTGAAGCAGACATGCTACTCTCAATGAATCAGTCCAAATCTTATTCTACTTTTGCAGACTGGGGAAAAGGTTGGGCTGACCCTGAGATCCGTCGTCAACGATTGGGGAAAGGAAGAAAGGATCGAAAGCCACGGAAGCCGAGAAAGTCCAGAAAAATTAAACCAGATCTTAAAACTGCTAGAGGAAGAATAACATTAAAACTCTCCAAACAAAAGTGA
- the LOC130015310 gene encoding putative protease Do-like 14 isoform X1: MNQFLRKALISSSRNSVFRTLAYAASGSGLLDASFKNLDSGVADVSLSISEALISLRPSSEFGNQPIYLSRVSPVPAADISKETSGFVGDAPKPCCGCLGRDTIANAAAKVGPAVVNLYVPQGMYLVSVFSSYVVIVILAFLG; encoded by the exons ATGAATCAATTTCTG AGAAAGGCTTTGATCTCTTCTAGCCGCAACTCAGTTTTTCGGACCCTAGCTTATGCGGCTTCCGGGTCGGGTCTTCTCGATGCTTCTTTCAAAAATTTAGATTCTG GTGTTGCAGATGTATCACTATCAATCTCAGAGGCTTTGATCTCTTTGCGCCCTTCATCGGAGTTCG GTAATCAGCCGATATATTTATCCAGAGTTAGTCCTGTTCCAGCGGCGGATATAAGCAAAGAGACTTCTGGTTTTGTTGGAGATGCTCCAAAACCATGCTGTGGATGTTTGGGTAGGGATACTATAGCCAATGCGGCTGCTAAGGTCGGTCCTGCTGTTGTTAATCTATATGTTCCACAAGGTATGTATTTGGTGAGTGTTTTTTCGAGTTATGTTGTAATTGTAATTCTTGCCTTTCTTGGATAA
- the LOC126675338 gene encoding histone H2A.1-like yields the protein MDASKGKKGAGGRRGGERKKSVSKSVKAGLQFPVGRIARFLKKGRYAQRFGSGAPIFLAAVLEYLGAEVLELAGNAARDNKKNRINPRHLLLAIRNDEELGKLLKGVTISSGGVLPNINPVLLPKKTAAAEKSASESKSPKKA from the exons ATGGACGCTTCAAAGGGAAAGAAAGGCGCCGGCGGCAGAAGAGGCGGCGAGAGAAAGAAATCCGTCTCCAAATCGGTCAAAGCCGGTCTTCAATTCCCTGTCGGTCGTATCGCAAGATTCCTCAAGAAAGGCCGTTACGCTCAACGTTTCGGTTCCGGTGCACCTATCTTCCTCGCCGCCGTACTCGAATACCTTGGCGCTGAG GTTTTGGAATTGGCTGGTAATGCTGCACGAGACAACAAGAAGAACCGGATTAATCCGAGGCATTTACTGTTAGCGATAAGGAACGACGAGGAGTTAGGAAAATTGTTAAAAGGCGTGACGATTTCTAGCGGCGGAGTGTTGCCGAATATTAATCCAGTTCTGTTGCCGAAGAAAACCGCCGCTGCTGAGAAATCTGCCAGTGAATCTAAATCTCCTAAGAAGGCGTAG
- the LOC126675337 gene encoding histone H2A.1-like, which translates to MDASKEKKGAGGRRGGERKKSVSKSVKAGLQFPVGRIARFLKKGRYAQRFGSGAPIYLAAVLEYLAAEVLELAGNAARDNKKNRINPRHLLLAIRNDEELGKLLKGVTISSGGVLPNINPILLPKKGAATEKSAAESKSPKKA; encoded by the exons ATGGACGCTTCAAAGGAAAAGAAAGGCGCCGGCGGCAGAAGAGGCGGCGAGAGAAAGAAATCCGTCTCTAAATCGGTTAAAGCCGGTCTCCAGTTTCCCGTCGGTCGTATCGCAAGATTCCTTAAGAAAGGCCGATACGCTCAACGTTTCGGTTCCGGCGCTCCAATCTACCTCGCCGCCGTACTTGAATACCTCGCCGCTGAG gtttTGGAATTGGCTGGTAATGCTGCGCGAGACAACAAGAAGAACCGGATTAATCCGAGACATTTACTGTTAGCGATTAGGAACGACGAGGAGTTAGGAAAACTGTTAAAAGGCGTGACGATTTCTAGCGGCGGAGTGTTGCCGAATATTAATCCAATTCTATTGCCGAAGAAAGGTGCCGCTACTGAGAAATCTGCCGCTGAATCTAAATCTCCTAAGAAGGCTTAG
- the LOC130015310 gene encoding putative protease Do-like 14 isoform X2: protein MNQFLRKALISSSRNSVFRTLAYAASGSGLLDASFKNLDSDVSLSISEALISLRPSSEFGNQPIYLSRVSPVPAADISKETSGFVGDAPKPCCGCLGRDTIANAAAKVGPAVVNLYVPQGMYLVSVFSSYVVIVILAFLG, encoded by the exons ATGAATCAATTTCTG AGAAAGGCTTTGATCTCTTCTAGCCGCAACTCAGTTTTTCGGACCCTAGCTTATGCGGCTTCCGGGTCGGGTCTTCTCGATGCTTCTTTCAAAAATTTAGATTCTG ATGTATCACTATCAATCTCAGAGGCTTTGATCTCTTTGCGCCCTTCATCGGAGTTCG GTAATCAGCCGATATATTTATCCAGAGTTAGTCCTGTTCCAGCGGCGGATATAAGCAAAGAGACTTCTGGTTTTGTTGGAGATGCTCCAAAACCATGCTGTGGATGTTTGGGTAGGGATACTATAGCCAATGCGGCTGCTAAGGTCGGTCCTGCTGTTGTTAATCTATATGTTCCACAAGGTATGTATTTGGTGAGTGTTTTTTCGAGTTATGTTGTAATTGTAATTCTTGCCTTTCTTGGATAA